One Echeneis naucrates chromosome 16, fEcheNa1.1, whole genome shotgun sequence DNA window includes the following coding sequences:
- the mical2b gene encoding F-actin-monooxygenase mical2b isoform X2 has protein sequence MGEMEDERTAQAGQLFENFVQASTCKGTLQAFSILCRPLELDPLDYSNFYSSLKAAVTTWKVKALWAKLDKRAQHKVYSENKACQGTRCLIIGGGPCGLRTAIELALLGCKVVVIEKRDTFSRNNVLHLWPFTIHDLRGLGAKKFYGKFCAGSIDHISIRQLQLMLLKVSLILGVEIHVNVEFVELVEPPAEQGDDSPGWRAEVRPSSHPVSDFDFDVVIGADGRKNTLDGFSRKEFRGKLAIAITANFINRNTTAEAKVEEISGVAFIFNQKFFLELKEETGIDLENIVYYKDNTHYFVMTAKKQSLLDKGVIINDYIETERLLGPDNVNQEALLSYAREAADFGTNYQLPSLDYAINHYGQPDVAMFDFTSMYASENAALIREKHGHQLLVALVGDSLLEPFWPMGTGCARGFLAAFDTAWMVKGWAQERSPLEILAERESIYRLLPQTTTENISKNFEQYNIDPASRYPNLNSSCVRPHQVRHLYVDGQHGSCNLERGGPTRRSVNLSRRESEVRPGRLLTWCQKQTQGYKGVDITNLTSSWRNGLALCALIHRQRPELIDYEALNEEDVAGNNQLAFDVAEREFSIQPVTTGKEMAAAAEPDKLLMVLYLSKFYEAFRNSPVNNGTREPDENNEDFPSKTNKLLNLPPPRKRTPRDESTIEDDSINKRRKKGGSYLTELSCHSALPAGEDGELRENKVRSMATQLLAKFEENSSTAKARSKSVVRKDFHSGLGGSDICHFCTKRVYVMERLSAEGYFFHRECFRCDVCNCTLRLGGHTFDSQEAKFYCKMHYAQRQSSTHLGRFRRRLDDQSRVTPLSLDSGSYSATGGVQMHPPDGASSLAPQPPDKGQKRVPEDAEIAVEALEASCIVKPPARDGTGSKGQKHDITKDHCNTKQNTRWKRKIQATFPLIFIKHFQRNWPLDKDGPETVPEADSDFEEIATAEKQTNCDSTSDTSAHAQNHSKTSEKSKQHLDTVKTAYNSSPQRTRLRISPAAKEKLLNWDMEVTSEEPAADTKPTQQHKDQVQAETEADKPHTDSGQDEGPSQSQTPAPHLSAFQLIANAFRRKFSVTNPSNSSNTAVTMRPKRAGPHKQRPVSDGALSFSAIISTDYPEPGTEEGMASRREVRWASVGADPWGAGQDLPSLLQQVSLKGRRGAGGVFSDDMGSLPRRRVDLFSSLRLRKRQASESSEKDQEVQKEIRTILTNLRNKASSQQSLAEPCSSDDENENVPLSQQLYLERQTRKQEKIVAQQTKREQLKRLHRAQAIQRQLEEVGEKQRDLEERGVAIEKIIRGETESSQTDDSDEAQLYQSWFKLVLEKNRLARYESELMIFAQELELEDAQSRLQQDLRCRLAVEDTTKSASELQEEQAILSEIMRTVEKRDMLVSILEEQRLRERAEDRDLESLVLSRGYEFHWAKADDSWGQENVEMEG, from the exons ATGGGTGAGATGGAGGATGAACGCACAGCGCAGGCAGGCCAGCTCTTTGAGAACTTCGTCCAGGCGTCCACCTGTAAAGGGACCTTGCAGGCCTTCAGCATCCTCTGCAGGCCGCTGGAGCTGGATCCTTTGGACTACAGCAACTTCTACAGCTCACTGAAGGCTGCAGTCACCACATGGAAGGTCAAGGCTCTGTGGGCCAAACTGGACAAAAGGGCACAGCACAAGGTCTATAGCGAGAATAAAGCCTGCCAAGGCACCAGG TGTCTCATCATTGGCGGGGGACCTTGTGGTCTGCGGACAGCCATTGAGTTGGCTTTGCTGGGGTGCAAGGTTGTGGTGATCGAAAAGAGAGACACTTTCTCCAGGAACAACGTGCTTCACCTCTGGCCCTTCACCATCCACGACCTCAGGGGCCTCGGAGCCAAGAAGTTCTACGGCAAGTTCTGCGCAGGCTCCATTGACCACATCA GTATCCGTCAGCTCCAGTTAATGCTGCTGAAAGTGAGTCTGATTCTGGGAGTGGAGATTCATGTCAACGTGGAGTTTGTCGAGCTTGTGGAGCCACCAGCGGAGCAGGGAGAtgaca GCCCTGGGTGGCGAGCAGAAGTCCGGCCTTCCAGCCATCCCGTCtcagactttgactttgacGTGGTGATTGGAGCAGATGGGCGCAAAAACACATTAGATG GTTTCAGTCGCAAAGAGTTCCGTGGGAAGCTGGCCATCGCCATCACAGCCAATTTCATCAACAGGAACACCACAGCAGAGGCCAAAGTGGAAGAAATTAGCGGTGTGGCCTTCATCTTTAATCAGAAGTTCTTTCTGGAgctcaaagaggagacag GAATTGACTTGGagaacattgtttattacaAAGACAACACCCACTACTTTGTTATGACAGCAAAGAAACAGAGTCTGCTGGACAAAGGAGTCATCATAAAT GACTACATTGAAACAGAGCGCCTGCTAGGCCCAGATAATGTCAACCAGGAAGCATTGCTCTCTTACGCCCGAGAGGCAGCTGACTTCGGCACAAACTACCAGCTGCCATCCCTGGACTATGCCATCAACCACTATGGGCAGCCAGATGTGGCCATGTTTGACTTCACTAGCATGTATGCCTCAGAGAACGCTGCTCTGATCAGGGAGAAACATGGACACCAGCTACTTGTCGCTTTGGTGGGAGATAGTCTCCTGGAG CCCTTCTGGCCTATGGGTACAGGGTGTGCTCGAGGTTTTCTGGCAGCCTTCGACACAGCTTGGATGGTGAAGGGTTGGGCACAGGAAAGGAGCCCCCTGGAGATACTGgctgagag GGAGAGTATCTATCGATTGCTGCCTCAGACCACCACAGAGAACATCAGCAAAAACTTTGAACAATACAACATTGACCCTGCCAGCCGCTACCCCAACCTCAACTCCAGCTGTGTACGCCCACACCAG GTTCGTCACCTATACGTTGACGGCCAACATGGCTCATGTAACCTGGAAAGAGGAGGCCCCACACGAAGATCAGTCAACCTATCCAGAAGAG AGTCTGAGGTGCGTCCTGGCCGGCTGCTGACCTGGTGTCAGAAACAGACTCAGGGCTACAAAGGGGTGGACATCACCAATCTCACATCTTCGTGGAGGAACGGCCTGGCCCTCTGTGCTCTTATACACCGACAAAGGCCTGAACTCAt TGATTATGAAGCTCTTAACGAGGAGGACGTGGCCGGAAACAACCAGCTGGCTTTTGATGTGGCTGAGCGAGAGTTCAGCATCCAACCAGTGACCACAGGAAAGGAGATGGCTGCAGCGGCTGAACCAGACAAGCTACTAATGGTTCTCTACCTCTCCAAATTCTACGAGGCCTTCAGGAATTCCCCTGTAAACAATG gaACAAGAGAACCAGATGAAAACAACGAAGATTTTCCATCAAAAACTAACAAGCTGCTGAACCTACCTCCGCCCAGGAAGAGGACTCCTAGG GACGAGAGCACAATAGAAGATGACTCGATTAACAAAAGGCGGAAAAAGGGCGGCTCCTACCTCACAGAG TTGTCTTGTCACAGTGCGCTCCCTGCTGGGGAGGACGGAGAGCTGCGGGAGAATAAGGTGCGCTCCATGGCCACTCAGCTGCTAGCCAAGTTTGAGGAGAACTCCTCCACGGCAAAGGCACGCAGCAAG AGTGTGGTACGTAAGGACTTCCACTCTGGACTCGGCGGCAGCGACATCTGCCACTTCTGCACCAAGCGGGTGTATGTCATGGAGAGACTCAGCGCTGAGGGGTATTTCTTCCACCGCGAGTGTTTCCGCTGTGACGTCTGTAACTGCACCCTCCGTCTGGGAGGACACACCTTCGACTCACAGGAGG CAAAGTTCTACTGCAAGATGCATTATGCACAGCGTCAATCCAGCACTCATCTAGGCAGATTCAGGAGGAGACTG GACGACCAAAGCCGTGTCACACCCTTGTCGCTGGACAGCGGGAGCTACTCAGCGACAGGCGGCGTCCAGATGCATCCCCCAG atGGGGCGTCCAGTTTGGCCCCACAGCCGCCTGATAAAGGTCAGAAAAGAGTTCCTGAAGACGCTGAGATTGCTGTGGAGGCTCTGGAAGCTTCCTGCATTGTGAAACCTCCAGCAAGAGACGGCACAGGATCCAAGGGCCAAAAGCACGACATCACGAAAG ATCACTGTAACACCAAACAGAATACTCGATGGAAAAGAAAGATCCAAGCAA CTTTCCCTCTCATCTTCATCAAGCACTTCCAGAGAAACTGGCCGCTGGACAAAGACGGACCGGAGACTGTGCCTGAAGCCGACTCGGACTTTGAGGAGATCGctacagcagaaaaacaaact AACTGTGACAGCACTTCCGACACATCAGCACATGCCCAGAATCACTCGAAGACGAGTGAGAAGAGCAAACAACACTTAGATACAGTGAAGACAGCCTACAACTCGTCCCCCCAAAGGACTCGCCTCAGGATCTCCCCTGCTGCGAAAGAGAAGCTTCTGAATTGGGACATGGAGGTCACGTCGGAGGAACCTGCCGCTGACACCAAGccgacacaacaacacaaagaccag GtacaagcagagacagaagcagATAAGCCCCACACAGACTCAGGCCAGGACGAAGGACCATCCCAGAGCCAAACCCCGGCCCCCCACCTCTCAGCCTTCCAGCTCATAGCCAATGCCTTCAGGAGGAAATTTAGTGTGACCAATCCCTCTAACAGCTCCAACACTGCAGTCACAAT GAGACCTAAACGTGCCGGCCCCCACAAACAGAGGCCGGTGTCTGATGGTGCGCTCAGCTTCAGCGCCATCATCAGCACTGACTATCCAGAGCCAGGCACAGAGGAGGGCATGGCTAGCAGAAGGGAAGTGCGGTGGGCATCTGTAGGGGCCGATCCGTGGGGGGCCGGCCAGGACCtgccctctctgctgcagcaggtctCCCTAAAAGGCCGGAGAGGCGCCGGGGGGGTTTTCTCTGATGACATGGGCTCACTGCCCCGCAGGAGGGTCGACTTGTTCTCCTCactgaggctgaggaagaggcAGGCGTCGGAGAGCAGCGAGAAGGACCAGGAGGTCCAAAAAGAAATCCGGACTATCCTCACCAACCTCCGGAACAAAG CATCCAGCCAGCAGAGTCTGGCGGAGCCTTGCTCgagtgatgatgaaaatgaaaatgtgccaTTGAGTCAGCAG CTGTATCTGGAGAGGCAGACGAGGAAGCAGGAGAAGATCGTGGCCCAGCAGACTAAAAGAGAACAGCTGAAGAGACTTCACAGAGCTCag GCGATCCAAAGACAGCTGGAGGAAGTCGGAGAGAAGCAGAGGGacctggaggagagaggggtgGCCATCGAGAAGATCATAAGAGGAGAAACGG AATCGTCTCAGACAGACGACAGCGACGAGGCCCAGCTCTATCAGTCCTGGTTCAAACTGGTGCTGGAAAAGAACAGACTGGCACGCTACGAGTCTGAACTCATGATCTT tgCCCAGGAGCTCGAACTGGAGGACGCACAGAGCCGACTGCAACAAGATCTACGCTGCAGACTGGCAGTAGAGG ATACGACGAAGAGCGCCTCcgagctgcaggaggagcaggccaTCCTGTCGGAGATCATGCGGACGGTGGAGAAACGAGACATGCTGGTCTCCATACTGGAGGAGCAGAGGCTAAGGGAGAGGGCCGAGGACCGGGACCTGGAAAGCCTGGTGCTGTCCAGGGGCTACGAGTTTCACTGGGCGAAGGCGGACGACAGCTGGGGGCAGGAGAACGTGGAGATGGAGGGTTGA
- the mical2b gene encoding F-actin-monooxygenase mical2b isoform X1, with the protein MGEMEDERTAQAGQLFENFVQASTCKGTLQAFSILCRPLELDPLDYSNFYSSLKAAVTTWKVKALWAKLDKRAQHKVYSENKACQGTRCLIIGGGPCGLRTAIELALLGCKVVVIEKRDTFSRNNVLHLWPFTIHDLRGLGAKKFYGKFCAGSIDHISIRQLQLMLLKVSLILGVEIHVNVEFVELVEPPAEQGDDSPGWRAEVRPSSHPVSDFDFDVVIGADGRKNTLDGFSRKEFRGKLAIAITANFINRNTTAEAKVEEISGVAFIFNQKFFLELKEETGIDLENIVYYKDNTHYFVMTAKKQSLLDKGVIINDYIETERLLGPDNVNQEALLSYAREAADFGTNYQLPSLDYAINHYGQPDVAMFDFTSMYASENAALIREKHGHQLLVALVGDSLLEPFWPMGTGCARGFLAAFDTAWMVKGWAQERSPLEILAERESIYRLLPQTTTENISKNFEQYNIDPASRYPNLNSSCVRPHQVRHLYVDGQHGSCNLERGGPTRRSVNLSRRESEVRPGRLLTWCQKQTQGYKGVDITNLTSSWRNGLALCALIHRQRPELIDYEALNEEDVAGNNQLAFDVAEREFSIQPVTTGKEMAAAAEPDKLLMVLYLSKFYEAFRNSPVNNGTREPDENNEDFPSKTNKLLNLPPPRKRTPRDESTIEDDSINKRRKKGGSYLTELSCHSALPAGEDGELRENKVRSMATQLLAKFEENSSTAKARSKSDEDSSSPPLSPPTTPLPLSDEEDDGENPRFAKPKDSPPPPLPPTRPKWQPSIYLRLLESSSSVTQQNSSLGSFKISQPLSDGSRSPSPSFSKSPLGPSRSPSPNYTKQYYPEFNSATTHFSASALSTLDHPTESLEDAKQQSKAQKLTAREFSRRSIKERADLLSSMFPGSNKPSRAPLSPPSGSQVEVSASFLSSSPPPPSSASVSKSLTSYPMVHPVPDPTAQAGFSSVSSALFTSGHKTDIQTDSSPPLSYDCQKAEQTSSVNGESSNKSPTPLSLSHCDKTQASSSPISDTNCENGHSISPSLLHRHERKHVENNHSPDQDDVQKDAQETFIDEKLAEHDDVKCNGSFALENTRRIPPKLVTRSDSCPAGAPSYMKERTVGKVSSAIDAKAQLLAILYETDHRPNNTLSVVRKDFHSGLGGSDICHFCTKRVYVMERLSAEGYFFHRECFRCDVCNCTLRLGGHTFDSQEAKFYCKMHYAQRQSSTHLGRFRRRLDDQSRVTPLSLDSGSYSATGGVQMHPPDGASSLAPQPPDKGQKRVPEDAEIAVEALEASCIVKPPARDGTGSKGQKHDITKDHCNTKQNTRWKRKIQATFPLIFIKHFQRNWPLDKDGPETVPEADSDFEEIATAEKQTNCDSTSDTSAHAQNHSKTSEKSKQHLDTVKTAYNSSPQRTRLRISPAAKEKLLNWDMEVTSEEPAADTKPTQQHKDQVQAETEADKPHTDSGQDEGPSQSQTPAPHLSAFQLIANAFRRKFSVTNPSNSSNTAVTMRPKRAGPHKQRPVSDGALSFSAIISTDYPEPGTEEGMASRREVRWASVGADPWGAGQDLPSLLQQVSLKGRRGAGGVFSDDMGSLPRRRVDLFSSLRLRKRQASESSEKDQEVQKEIRTILTNLRNKASSQQSLAEPCSSDDENENVPLSQQLYLERQTRKQEKIVAQQTKREQLKRLHRAQAIQRQLEEVGEKQRDLEERGVAIEKIIRGETESSQTDDSDEAQLYQSWFKLVLEKNRLARYESELMIFAQELELEDAQSRLQQDLRCRLAVEDTTKSASELQEEQAILSEIMRTVEKRDMLVSILEEQRLRERAEDRDLESLVLSRGYEFHWAKADDSWGQENVEMEG; encoded by the exons ATGGGTGAGATGGAGGATGAACGCACAGCGCAGGCAGGCCAGCTCTTTGAGAACTTCGTCCAGGCGTCCACCTGTAAAGGGACCTTGCAGGCCTTCAGCATCCTCTGCAGGCCGCTGGAGCTGGATCCTTTGGACTACAGCAACTTCTACAGCTCACTGAAGGCTGCAGTCACCACATGGAAGGTCAAGGCTCTGTGGGCCAAACTGGACAAAAGGGCACAGCACAAGGTCTATAGCGAGAATAAAGCCTGCCAAGGCACCAGG TGTCTCATCATTGGCGGGGGACCTTGTGGTCTGCGGACAGCCATTGAGTTGGCTTTGCTGGGGTGCAAGGTTGTGGTGATCGAAAAGAGAGACACTTTCTCCAGGAACAACGTGCTTCACCTCTGGCCCTTCACCATCCACGACCTCAGGGGCCTCGGAGCCAAGAAGTTCTACGGCAAGTTCTGCGCAGGCTCCATTGACCACATCA GTATCCGTCAGCTCCAGTTAATGCTGCTGAAAGTGAGTCTGATTCTGGGAGTGGAGATTCATGTCAACGTGGAGTTTGTCGAGCTTGTGGAGCCACCAGCGGAGCAGGGAGAtgaca GCCCTGGGTGGCGAGCAGAAGTCCGGCCTTCCAGCCATCCCGTCtcagactttgactttgacGTGGTGATTGGAGCAGATGGGCGCAAAAACACATTAGATG GTTTCAGTCGCAAAGAGTTCCGTGGGAAGCTGGCCATCGCCATCACAGCCAATTTCATCAACAGGAACACCACAGCAGAGGCCAAAGTGGAAGAAATTAGCGGTGTGGCCTTCATCTTTAATCAGAAGTTCTTTCTGGAgctcaaagaggagacag GAATTGACTTGGagaacattgtttattacaAAGACAACACCCACTACTTTGTTATGACAGCAAAGAAACAGAGTCTGCTGGACAAAGGAGTCATCATAAAT GACTACATTGAAACAGAGCGCCTGCTAGGCCCAGATAATGTCAACCAGGAAGCATTGCTCTCTTACGCCCGAGAGGCAGCTGACTTCGGCACAAACTACCAGCTGCCATCCCTGGACTATGCCATCAACCACTATGGGCAGCCAGATGTGGCCATGTTTGACTTCACTAGCATGTATGCCTCAGAGAACGCTGCTCTGATCAGGGAGAAACATGGACACCAGCTACTTGTCGCTTTGGTGGGAGATAGTCTCCTGGAG CCCTTCTGGCCTATGGGTACAGGGTGTGCTCGAGGTTTTCTGGCAGCCTTCGACACAGCTTGGATGGTGAAGGGTTGGGCACAGGAAAGGAGCCCCCTGGAGATACTGgctgagag GGAGAGTATCTATCGATTGCTGCCTCAGACCACCACAGAGAACATCAGCAAAAACTTTGAACAATACAACATTGACCCTGCCAGCCGCTACCCCAACCTCAACTCCAGCTGTGTACGCCCACACCAG GTTCGTCACCTATACGTTGACGGCCAACATGGCTCATGTAACCTGGAAAGAGGAGGCCCCACACGAAGATCAGTCAACCTATCCAGAAGAG AGTCTGAGGTGCGTCCTGGCCGGCTGCTGACCTGGTGTCAGAAACAGACTCAGGGCTACAAAGGGGTGGACATCACCAATCTCACATCTTCGTGGAGGAACGGCCTGGCCCTCTGTGCTCTTATACACCGACAAAGGCCTGAACTCAt TGATTATGAAGCTCTTAACGAGGAGGACGTGGCCGGAAACAACCAGCTGGCTTTTGATGTGGCTGAGCGAGAGTTCAGCATCCAACCAGTGACCACAGGAAAGGAGATGGCTGCAGCGGCTGAACCAGACAAGCTACTAATGGTTCTCTACCTCTCCAAATTCTACGAGGCCTTCAGGAATTCCCCTGTAAACAATG gaACAAGAGAACCAGATGAAAACAACGAAGATTTTCCATCAAAAACTAACAAGCTGCTGAACCTACCTCCGCCCAGGAAGAGGACTCCTAGG GACGAGAGCACAATAGAAGATGACTCGATTAACAAAAGGCGGAAAAAGGGCGGCTCCTACCTCACAGAG TTGTCTTGTCACAGTGCGCTCCCTGCTGGGGAGGACGGAGAGCTGCGGGAGAATAAGGTGCGCTCCATGGCCACTCAGCTGCTAGCCAAGTTTGAGGAGAACTCCTCCACGGCAAAGGCACGCAGCAAG TCTGATGAGGACTCATCTagtcctcctctgtctcctcccaccactccacttcctctctcagatgaggaggatgatggagaaAATCCCCGTTTTGCCAAGCCCAAAGACagtccccctccccctctgccccccacCCGCCCCAAGTGGCAG CCTTCCATCTACCTTCGCTTACTGGAGAGCTCCAGTTCTGTGACTCAGCAAAACAGCTCCCTCGGTTCCTTTAAAATCTCTCAACCTCTGAGTGACGGCAGCCGTTCTCCTTCCCCCTCATTCTCCAAAAGCCCACTGGGTCCTTCCCGCTCGCCAAGCCCTAATTATACCAAACAATACTACCCTGAATTCAACTCTGCAACCACTCActtttctgcttctgctctgTCAACCCTTGACCATCCCACTGAGAGCTTAGAGGATGCAAAGCAGCAG AGTAAAGCCCAGAAACTGACTGCTAGAGAGTTTTCTAGGAGGAGTATAAAGGAGAGAGCcgacctcctctcctccatgttTCCTGGGTCCAACAAACCTTCTcgtgctcctctctctcctccctctgggTCACAG GTGGAAGTTTCtgcctccttcctttcttcatccccacctcctccttcctctgcctctgtttctaAGAGCCTCACCAGCTACCCCATGGTCCACCCTGTCCCTGACCCCACTGCCCAGGCTGGGttctcctctgtttcctctgctctcttcaCTTCTGGACATAAAACTGATATTCAGACAGACTCCTCTCCTCCCTTGTCTTACGACTGTCAGAAAGCAGAGCAAACATCGTCGGTTAATGGCGAGTCCTCCAACAAATCACCCACTCCcctttctttgtctcactgTGACAAGACACAGGCATCGTCCTCTCCCATTTCTGACACTAACTGTGAAAATGGACACAGCATCTCACCGTCTTTGCTGCACAGGCATGAGAGGAAACATGTGGAGAATAATCATAGCCCTGACCAGGATGACGTCCAAAAAGATGCTCAGGAGACATTTATTGATGAGAAATTAGCTGAACATGATGACGTGAAG TGCAACGGCAGCTTCGCTCTTGAGAACACCAGAAGAATCCCTCCAAAGTTAGTCACTCGCTCTGACAGTTGTCCGGCTGGAGCTCCCAGCTACATGAAGGAG CGCACAGTTGGAAAAGTATCATCAGCCATAGACGCTAAAGCTCAGTTACTGGCCATCCTCTATGAGACAGACCACAGGCCCAATAACACTCTG AGTGTGGTACGTAAGGACTTCCACTCTGGACTCGGCGGCAGCGACATCTGCCACTTCTGCACCAAGCGGGTGTATGTCATGGAGAGACTCAGCGCTGAGGGGTATTTCTTCCACCGCGAGTGTTTCCGCTGTGACGTCTGTAACTGCACCCTCCGTCTGGGAGGACACACCTTCGACTCACAGGAGG CAAAGTTCTACTGCAAGATGCATTATGCACAGCGTCAATCCAGCACTCATCTAGGCAGATTCAGGAGGAGACTG GACGACCAAAGCCGTGTCACACCCTTGTCGCTGGACAGCGGGAGCTACTCAGCGACAGGCGGCGTCCAGATGCATCCCCCAG atGGGGCGTCCAGTTTGGCCCCACAGCCGCCTGATAAAGGTCAGAAAAGAGTTCCTGAAGACGCTGAGATTGCTGTGGAGGCTCTGGAAGCTTCCTGCATTGTGAAACCTCCAGCAAGAGACGGCACAGGATCCAAGGGCCAAAAGCACGACATCACGAAAG ATCACTGTAACACCAAACAGAATACTCGATGGAAAAGAAAGATCCAAGCAA CTTTCCCTCTCATCTTCATCAAGCACTTCCAGAGAAACTGGCCGCTGGACAAAGACGGACCGGAGACTGTGCCTGAAGCCGACTCGGACTTTGAGGAGATCGctacagcagaaaaacaaact AACTGTGACAGCACTTCCGACACATCAGCACATGCCCAGAATCACTCGAAGACGAGTGAGAAGAGCAAACAACACTTAGATACAGTGAAGACAGCCTACAACTCGTCCCCCCAAAGGACTCGCCTCAGGATCTCCCCTGCTGCGAAAGAGAAGCTTCTGAATTGGGACATGGAGGTCACGTCGGAGGAACCTGCCGCTGACACCAAGccgacacaacaacacaaagaccag GtacaagcagagacagaagcagATAAGCCCCACACAGACTCAGGCCAGGACGAAGGACCATCCCAGAGCCAAACCCCGGCCCCCCACCTCTCAGCCTTCCAGCTCATAGCCAATGCCTTCAGGAGGAAATTTAGTGTGACCAATCCCTCTAACAGCTCCAACACTGCAGTCACAAT GAGACCTAAACGTGCCGGCCCCCACAAACAGAGGCCGGTGTCTGATGGTGCGCTCAGCTTCAGCGCCATCATCAGCACTGACTATCCAGAGCCAGGCACAGAGGAGGGCATGGCTAGCAGAAGGGAAGTGCGGTGGGCATCTGTAGGGGCCGATCCGTGGGGGGCCGGCCAGGACCtgccctctctgctgcagcaggtctCCCTAAAAGGCCGGAGAGGCGCCGGGGGGGTTTTCTCTGATGACATGGGCTCACTGCCCCGCAGGAGGGTCGACTTGTTCTCCTCactgaggctgaggaagaggcAGGCGTCGGAGAGCAGCGAGAAGGACCAGGAGGTCCAAAAAGAAATCCGGACTATCCTCACCAACCTCCGGAACAAAG CATCCAGCCAGCAGAGTCTGGCGGAGCCTTGCTCgagtgatgatgaaaatgaaaatgtgccaTTGAGTCAGCAG CTGTATCTGGAGAGGCAGACGAGGAAGCAGGAGAAGATCGTGGCCCAGCAGACTAAAAGAGAACAGCTGAAGAGACTTCACAGAGCTCag GCGATCCAAAGACAGCTGGAGGAAGTCGGAGAGAAGCAGAGGGacctggaggagagaggggtgGCCATCGAGAAGATCATAAGAGGAGAAACGG AATCGTCTCAGACAGACGACAGCGACGAGGCCCAGCTCTATCAGTCCTGGTTCAAACTGGTGCTGGAAAAGAACAGACTGGCACGCTACGAGTCTGAACTCATGATCTT tgCCCAGGAGCTCGAACTGGAGGACGCACAGAGCCGACTGCAACAAGATCTACGCTGCAGACTGGCAGTAGAGG ATACGACGAAGAGCGCCTCcgagctgcaggaggagcaggccaTCCTGTCGGAGATCATGCGGACGGTGGAGAAACGAGACATGCTGGTCTCCATACTGGAGGAGCAGAGGCTAAGGGAGAGGGCCGAGGACCGGGACCTGGAAAGCCTGGTGCTGTCCAGGGGCTACGAGTTTCACTGGGCGAAGGCGGACGACAGCTGGGGGCAGGAGAACGTGGAGATGGAGGGTTGA